Below is a genomic region from Paenibacillus rhizovicinus.
TGCGTATATGGATTCGGTGCCGCTGGTCGTCATCACCGGTAACGTAGCGACGACTTTGATCGGTACGGATGCTTTTCAGGAAGCGGACATTACGGGCATCACGATGCCGATTACGAAACATAGCTATCTCGTAAGAAAAGCGGCTGATCTGCCGCGTATCATCCACGAGGCGTTCCATATTGCGAATACGGGCCGTAAAGGTCCCGTGCTCATCGACATTCCGAAGGATGTTTCCGCAGAATTGACGATGTTCGAGCCGGTGACGGAAGTGAGCATCCGCGGCTACAACCCGACAGTACAGCCGAACAAGCTGCAAGTCGACAAGATGATCAAAGCGATTCAGGAAGCTGAACGTCCGATCGTGCTGGCAGGCGGCGGTGTCGTGTACTCCGGCGGCCATGAAGAACTGCATGAGTTTATCATCAAATCGGGCATTCCGATTACGACGACGCTTCTCGGCCTCGGCGCATTCCCAAGCGGCGAAGATCTCTGGCTCGGCATGCCGGGCATGCACGGCACGTACACGGCGAACACGGCGATCCAGTCGTCGGATTTGCTCATTAATATCGGAGCTCGCTTCGATGACCGCGTAACCGGCAAGCTGAAAGGCTTCGCGCCGCATGCCAAAATCGTTCATATCGACATCGATCCGGCCGAAATAGGCAAAAACGTTCCGACGGATATTCCAATCGTCGGCGACGTGAAGACAGTGCTGCAAATCGCCAACAAAGACGTGAAGTATGCCGCCAAAGCAGACGCTTGGCGCGCGCAGTTGCTCGCATCCAAGCAAGAGAAGCCTTACAAATACACCGACAGCGAAGACGAGCTGAAGCCGCAATGGGTTATCGAAATGCTGTACGAGGAATCCAAAGGCGAAGCAATCGTGACGACGGACGTCGGTCAGCATCAAATGTGGGCCGCGCAGTTCTATAAGTTCAACAAGCCGCGCTCTTGGGTTACGTCCGGCGGCCTCGGCACGATGGGCTTCGGTTTCCCTTCGGCGATCGGCGCGCAAATGGCGAACCCGGATCGCCTGGTTATTTCCATCAACGGCGACGGCGGCATGCAAATGTGCGCGCAAGAGCTGGCGATCTGCGCCATCAACAACATTCCGGTCAAGGTTGTTATTATCAACAACCAGGTACTCGGCATGGTCCGTCAATGGCAGGAGCTGATTTACGATAACCGTTACAGCCATATCGATCTGTCCGGCAGCCCGGATTTCGTGAAATTGGCGGATGCTTACGGCGTAAAAGGCTTCCGTGCTTCGACGAAGGAAGAGGCGCGCGCGGCATGGACGGAAGCGATGAATCATCCAGGTCCGGCCGTCGTGGAATTCGTTGTACGCAAGCATGAGAACGTGTATCCGATGGTTACGCAAGGGTCCACGATCGATCAAATGTTAATGGGGGATGCGGAATGAAAAGACATACGATAGCCGTTCTTGTCAATGACCAGCCCGGCGTCCTCCAGCGTGTATCCGGCTTGTTCGGACGCCGCGGCTTCAATATCGAAAGCATCACCGTCGGGACGAGCGAGGAAGCCGGCTTGTCCCGGATGGTCATCGTTACGACGGGCGACGACAACACGCTGGAACAAGTCATCAAGCAATTGTACAAGCTTATCGACGTTATTAAAGTCATCGATCTCAGCGCGAACCCGATGGTTGCGCGCGAGCTGGCACTGATTAAAGTAAGCGCCGAGCCTGCCGCGCGTCCTGAAATTATGGGCGTCGTCGAAACATTCCGGGCAGCTGTCGTCGATATCGGCACTCATTCGTTGATGGTGCAAGTCGTCGGCGATACGGAGAAAATCGATGCCATGGTCGAGCTCATGAAGCCTTACGGCATTCGCGAGCTGTCCCGCACGGGCGTTACGGCAATGACTCGCGGCAACGCGAAGTAAGAACAGAAACGCAAACCAAGCAAACCAATCAAACCAATGAACGAAACACCGCTTTTGAGCGGGGGTTAGAGCGCGGCAGACGATGTTTGTTGTTGCATCTTGTTCCGGTGCATCTTGTTCCGGTTCCGGGTCCGGGTCCTTTCTCGGACAGGTCCAACCGGTCTTAGGCAGCGTCCCGCCTGTAACACCCGCTCAAAAGGGTTAAATTAAAGGAGGCATTATCTACAATGGCAGTTAAATTGTATTACGAAAAAGATGCAGACCAAGGCGTTCTTCAAGGCAAAACAATCGCGGTCATCGGTTATGGTTCCCAAGGTCACGCCCAAGCGCAAAACCTGCGCGACAGCGGTCTGAAAGTCATTATCGGTCTTCGCGCCGGTAAATCCGCTGAAAAAGCGAAAAACGACGGTTTCGAAGTATTGTCCGTTGGCGAAGCGGTTAAACTGGCTGACGTTGTTCAAATCCTGATGCCGGACGAAACGCAAGCACGCGTGTACAAAGAAGAAATCGAGCCAAACCTGAAACACGGCGCAGCTCTGATGTTCTCCCACGGTTTCAACGTTCATTTCGGCCAAATCAAACCTCGCAAAGACAACGACGTATTGCTCGTTGCTCCTAAATCGCCAGGTCACATGGTTCGCCGTACGTATGTTGAAGGCTTCGGCGTTCCTGGTCTGATCGCGATCGAGCAAGACGCTACTGGCAATGCACAAGCAATCGGCCTTGCATATGCAAAAGGCATCGGCTGCACGCGCGCAGGGGTTATCGAAACTTCGTTCCGCGAAGAAACCGAAACCGATCTGTTCGGCGAGCAAGCCGTACTTTGCGGCGGCGCTACTGCCCTCGTTAAAGCAGGTTTCGAAACGCTGGTTGAAGCAGGCTACGCGCCAGAAATGGCATACTTCGAGTGTCTGCATGAGCTGAAGCTCATCGTTGACCTGATGTATGAAGGCGGCCTGTCCACTATGCGCGACTCCATCTCCAACACGGCTGAATACGGCGACTACGTAACAGGTCCTCGCGTCGTAACAGACGAAACGAAAAAAGCAATGAAAGCCGTTCTTACTGACATTCAACAAGGTAAATTCGCTCGCGACTTCATCTTGGAGAACCAATCCAACAATGCATTCATGACGGCTACTCGCCGCAACGAAGCACAACACCCGATCGAAGTGGTCGGCGGTCAACTTCGCGAATTGATGCACTGGATCAAGAAGTAAGCTTTGCTCGTATAGGATTCGGCCCCTGCGCCCTTCGCGAAAGCGAGCGGCGTCAGGGGCCTTTTCTCGTTCTGGATCGTGGCGGATTCTTGCGCTGGCCGGCTGAGCGCCATGGTATAATAAAGAAAATCCGACAATCGCAGGAATTGTTAATAGAGGAGCCGCTTCGGGATGTTGTTTGTTTGGATCGTGCTATGGCTGGTTTCGGGACTATTATTGATTGCCAACCGGCGGAATCCGGCTGGACGATGGCTGAGCCTGGTCGCATTCTGCGGCGGGATGGGCGCGCTGGCCTCCGTGCTGGAGGGCTGGATCGTCGGCATGCTGGAACGGGGAGACATCTATGCCGCGGGAGAGCAGACGATGCGCGTCATTCAGCGCGGCTGCTCGTGGTGCAGTTATTACGGACTGCCCTACGGTTTTCTGTGCTTTGGGGCATCTTATAACCGGGACTTGCTTCCAGCCGGCATCAACCGCCGGATCTCGGTCGCGGCACTAGCTCTGCCGCTGGGCATGCTTCTGCTGCCGATCGCGGACGACTATCCGGTTCACTATCGGTTGCTGGCGATTTGGGCGTTGCCTTATTTTACGCTCGGAGCCTTGCTGCTTGCAGCCAAACGATTCATTCATCCGGCGGAACGCCGCGCGCATGCGCTGCTGCTGCTCGCCGTGCTTCCGGTCGTGCTGATCGCATTGACGATGAACTATGTGCTGCCGCTATTCGGCTTGTACCGGCTATGGGTGTATAACGTCTGGCCGATCGGCTTTGCGTTCGTTATCTTCCTCTTCTCCCTGTTTAACTTCGGCTTCCTGGGCGTGCAGCTGCTCATCGAGAAACGGCAGCTCGACTATTCGCTGCGCGCCATTACAAGCGGAACCGCCATGCTGAACCACGCGATCAAGAACGACATCGGCAAGATTAAGCTGTTCGCCGACAAGATGACCCGCGAAGCGGGGGAACAAGCGGAGCTCAGAGCGGATTTGAGCGTCGTCAGCACGGCTGCCGTACATATTGAAGCCATGATCCGGAGCGTCCATGAACGGACGCAGGAGCTCCGGCTGCAGACGCAGGAGGTTGCGCTTGCCGGGCTGGTGAAGAGCCAGCTTGCCGCAGTCGCCGCGCAGACGGCGGACAAGGGGATCGCCGTTCGCTCGGAGCTGAATGAAGAAGCGACGGCGATAGCGGATCCCGAACAAACGAAAGAAGCCATACATAACGTCCTGCAAAACGCGATCGACGCGATGGCGGCAGGCGGCGGTGTCTTGACTGTCGCTGTTCTCGCCGGCCGGCATGGCAGCACGATCGAGATCCGCGATACGGGAACGGGAATCGAGAAGGCGCATTTGCGCAAAGTGACGGAGCCATTCTTCACGACCAAGCGCGGCAAGGCCATGAATTTCGGCTTGGGCCTTGCGTATTGCTACCAGCTCATGAGCCGGCAGGGCGGAGAGCTCCGCATTAGCAGCGAGCCGGGATCCGGCACGACCGTGCGGTTTCATTTTCGCAATCTAAGAAAGCGTAAATACCGCCTGATGTAAGCTGTTTCAGAAGGGAAGGAGGCACGCGATGCACAAACGATCCATTGGAATCTTGCTTGTTGAGGACGATCCGGATTGGCGCAGGGGACTGTCGTCGTTTCTGAACGGAGAACCGGACATGCAGGTAGTCGGCGAAACGGACGAACCGGCGGCCGTGCTCCAGTTGGCTGCGGCATGCAGTCCAGACGTCGTCCTGCTCGACATTATGATGGCTGATAACCCGGAAGGATTGAAACTCGCTGGCGAGTTGTCCGCTGCGACGCAAGCCCGGATTATTATGCTCACGTCCATGGAGGACAAAGCATTCGTCGCGGAGGCGTTCAAGGCGGGAGCCGTCAATTACCTCGTTAAATCGGATTTCGCCTCCA
It encodes:
- the ilvB gene encoding biosynthetic-type acetolactate synthase large subunit, which encodes MVAQNATLRSKEEIKEKLRKPEVITGSEILLRSLVLEDVDCVFGYPGGAVLYIYDAMHGFSDFQHLLTRHEQGAIHAADGYARASGKVGVCIATSGPGATNLVTGIATAYMDSVPLVVITGNVATTLIGTDAFQEADITGITMPITKHSYLVRKAADLPRIIHEAFHIANTGRKGPVLIDIPKDVSAELTMFEPVTEVSIRGYNPTVQPNKLQVDKMIKAIQEAERPIVLAGGGVVYSGGHEELHEFIIKSGIPITTTLLGLGAFPSGEDLWLGMPGMHGTYTANTAIQSSDLLINIGARFDDRVTGKLKGFAPHAKIVHIDIDPAEIGKNVPTDIPIVGDVKTVLQIANKDVKYAAKADAWRAQLLASKQEKPYKYTDSEDELKPQWVIEMLYEESKGEAIVTTDVGQHQMWAAQFYKFNKPRSWVTSGGLGTMGFGFPSAIGAQMANPDRLVISINGDGGMQMCAQELAICAINNIPVKVVIINNQVLGMVRQWQELIYDNRYSHIDLSGSPDFVKLADAYGVKGFRASTKEEARAAWTEAMNHPGPAVVEFVVRKHENVYPMVTQGSTIDQMLMGDAE
- the ilvN gene encoding acetolactate synthase small subunit, translating into MKRHTIAVLVNDQPGVLQRVSGLFGRRGFNIESITVGTSEEAGLSRMVIVTTGDDNTLEQVIKQLYKLIDVIKVIDLSANPMVARELALIKVSAEPAARPEIMGVVETFRAAVVDIGTHSLMVQVVGDTEKIDAMVELMKPYGIRELSRTGVTAMTRGNAK
- the ilvC gene encoding ketol-acid reductoisomerase produces the protein MAVKLYYEKDADQGVLQGKTIAVIGYGSQGHAQAQNLRDSGLKVIIGLRAGKSAEKAKNDGFEVLSVGEAVKLADVVQILMPDETQARVYKEEIEPNLKHGAALMFSHGFNVHFGQIKPRKDNDVLLVAPKSPGHMVRRTYVEGFGVPGLIAIEQDATGNAQAIGLAYAKGIGCTRAGVIETSFREETETDLFGEQAVLCGGATALVKAGFETLVEAGYAPEMAYFECLHELKLIVDLMYEGGLSTMRDSISNTAEYGDYVTGPRVVTDETKKAMKAVLTDIQQGKFARDFILENQSNNAFMTATRRNEAQHPIEVVGGQLRELMHWIKK
- a CDS encoding sensor histidine kinase; the encoded protein is MLFVWIVLWLVSGLLLIANRRNPAGRWLSLVAFCGGMGALASVLEGWIVGMLERGDIYAAGEQTMRVIQRGCSWCSYYGLPYGFLCFGASYNRDLLPAGINRRISVAALALPLGMLLLPIADDYPVHYRLLAIWALPYFTLGALLLAAKRFIHPAERRAHALLLLAVLPVVLIALTMNYVLPLFGLYRLWVYNVWPIGFAFVIFLFSLFNFGFLGVQLLIEKRQLDYSLRAITSGTAMLNHAIKNDIGKIKLFADKMTREAGEQAELRADLSVVSTAAVHIEAMIRSVHERTQELRLQTQEVALAGLVKSQLAAVAAQTADKGIAVRSELNEEATAIADPEQTKEAIHNVLQNAIDAMAAGGGVLTVAVLAGRHGSTIEIRDTGTGIEKAHLRKVTEPFFTTKRGKAMNFGLGLAYCYQLMSRQGGELRISSEPGSGTTVRFHFRNLRKRKYRLM
- a CDS encoding response regulator transcription factor, with product MHKRSIGILLVEDDPDWRRGLSSFLNGEPDMQVVGETDEPAAVLQLAAACSPDVVLLDIMMADNPEGLKLAGELSAATQARIIMLTSMEDKAFVAEAFKAGAVNYLVKSDFASIPAAIRQAAADQSAIDAFAARQMLEEFRRLKKLEREYETDKFKRMLTPSEVQLLAMIHDGYSQTQIAEQSFLSLRTVKNHVGNILRKIGGKSSKEAAQKAKDHDLF